In a genomic window of Candidatus Zymogenaceae bacterium:
- a CDS encoding PQQ-like beta-propeller repeat protein translates to MNSNRIVIVVIGLLGSLLLFLPLLSCTETKTINGEEKNIKGEELFKFETRDYICSSPCVADGIVYVGSNDSFLYAIEAKTGDEMWRFKAAWVNSSPSVVDGVVYFGSMLYNLFAVDTETGRMKWRFMTDGGVHSSPCVAEGMVYFGSGDDHLYALDAETGDEKWHFETNSKVDSSPCVADGIVYVGSLDKHLYALDAQTGNERWKFETDSTVDSSPCVADGVVYFGSGDDQLYAVDAKTGDERWRFKTGDDIISSPFVIDGVVYIGSNDNYLYAVDTLMGKEKWRFKTGDDVLSSPCVVDGVVYFGSNDTYLYAVDAITGEERWRFKTGDWVESSPCVVDGVVYFGSWDGFLYAIR, encoded by the coding sequence ATGAATAGCAATAGAATAGTTATAGTTGTGATTGGTCTGTTGGGTTCACTCCTCCTTTTTCTCCCACTCCTTTCATGTACCGAGACAAAAACCATAAACGGGGAAGAAAAAAACATCAAGGGGGAAGAGCTTTTTAAATTCGAGACACGTGATTACATATGCTCCTCACCCTGTGTGGCAGACGGGATTGTCTATGTCGGAAGCAATGATAGCTTTCTCTACGCCATAGAAGCGAAAACGGGAGACGAGATGTGGCGATTCAAAGCAGCCTGGGTAAATTCCTCCCCCAGTGTTGTGGATGGCGTGGTTTATTTCGGAAGCATGCTTTACAATCTTTTCGCCGTGGACACGGAGACAGGACGGATGAAATGGCGGTTCATGACTGATGGTGGCGTACATTCATCTCCATGCGTTGCGGAAGGCATGGTCTATTTTGGGAGTGGTGATGATCATCTTTACGCACTGGATGCTGAGACGGGAGACGAGAAGTGGCATTTCGAGACGAATTCTAAAGTTGATTCCTCTCCCTGCGTGGCTGATGGGATTGTCTATGTCGGGAGCCTGGATAAACATCTTTACGCCTTGGATGCGCAAACGGGGAATGAGAGGTGGAAATTTGAGACGGATTCTACTGTGGATTCCTCTCCCTGTGTTGCGGACGGCGTAGTTTATTTCGGGAGTGGTGATGACCAACTCTACGCCGTGGATGCAAAAACTGGAGATGAGAGGTGGCGGTTTAAAACAGGTGATGATATCATATCTTCTCCTTTTGTTATTGATGGAGTCGTCTATATTGGGAGTAATGATAATTACCTTTATGCCGTTGATACATTGATGGGAAAAGAAAAGTGGCGATTCAAGACGGGTGATGATGTACTCTCCTCTCCGTGTGTGGTGGATGGCGTGGTCTATTTTGGAAGCAATGACACCTACCTCTACGCCGTTGACGCTATAACGGGAGAAGAAAGATGGCGGTTCAAAACGGGTGATTGGGTAGAATCATCCCCCTGTGTGGTGGACGGTGTGGTTTATTTTGGGAGCTGGGATGGGTTTCTCTATGCGATTAGGTAA